The Caenorhabditis elegans chromosome I genome includes the window ttttcagtccaaaattcgaatttttcagtccaaaattcgaattttttagtccacaattcgaatttttttagtccaaaattcaaattttttaagtccaaaattcgaattttcagccgattcgaaacaattttttgcagtttcaaaTTGCGTTATTTTCACgctttttcaagaattttctgaattcaaaaacttgaaaatgccaattttcagcaccaaaattctccaaaaccCGATAAACAATTTAGGATACATTCTGAATAAAAGTGGTATCGTAGTTGATAATGAGCACTTTGAGGAAGCTCATTTCTCGCCGCGTATTCTCGAAAATGACACGTGGATCCTCGCTTTcgcatctgaaaaatgatgaattttagagatttttttttcaaaatattcgaaCTTATAAACGCAAAATGtgtgctcaaatgaacgaatttcgtagtgaaactactcaaaaaattttcaaaaaatttttatagcggttcaaaatttcgcaaaaagttacactgattttttagttaaaatctcaaattttggccacTTTTCTGTGTTGCATCTGTGCGAtgttgacttttttggaattatcgtcttttattacatatatcggtagtttatctcattcaatttcgtcgattaaggtacatttaaagccgataggtaaccaaaaatcatcaaaattggttacctatcggctttaaatgtaccttaatcgacgaaattaaatgagataatctaccaatatatgcaataaaggacgataattccaaaaaagccaacttcggacagatgtgacacggaaaatgggaaaatgtcgttcaactctccaccacgggaaaattttttgcgaattttttcatcccaaaaaaaggttcgatgcaccatgacaaGATCTTGAATACAACTATAACAGTTCAAAAAGTTAggagtcaatttttttttttaatttaaaactaaaacattGGATTGTGTCGATAATGAGCGCATTTTCAGATGGCTctaaaaatgaccaaaaacgAAGATTTTGCAAcatgagttcaactctccaccacgggaaaattttttgcgaattttttcatccaaaaaaaaaggaaaaaaagggACATTTAGAcgatattattcaatttttgaaaaattccaaatttcgcataactttttttgtttaaaatatattaaaccTTATACATCATCAGCATTTTAAAAGTAACACACATTTGTCGAATGAGATCCTTTTATAGCTCTTTAAAGGAAGACTTACGATTTTAAACATATAGACCAAAAAAATAGGCTCGAATGAACGATTTTCGttatgaaactgctcaaaaattttttatggtgaaaagaaaaaattaaaatttcaccaaaactACActgattttaactgaaatctcgatttttggcCACTTTTCCGTGTCGCATCTGCCCgaagttggcttttttttttggaattatcatcctttattgcatattttggtagtttatctcatttaatttcgttgattaaggtacatttaaagccgataggtaaccaatttcgatgatttttggttaccaATTCGGCTTTAAATTTACCTTTATTTACGAAATTAAATGGGATAAACTGCCTGCCAAACTATGCAATTAAgaatgataatttcaaaaaagtcaacttccaAAGGGCTGCGACACGGAAAAGTGGCCAAAATTCGGGATTTTAGCTAAGATCAgtgtgattttttcgaaattttgaaccaccataaaaaattttgaataatttttgagaagtttcattacaaaattcgctcatttgagcaaattttggGCATGgcaaagcaatttttttttcttcaaaactgaagttttctcttaatataaaaattagcgaaaatgtgaatattagttccaaaaattatataatttcgatttttttttccaaactgtTCTCAATTCAaggggaaaaaattgaaattatgttttttttctaaatttttatagattttttcaaaaaaaaaaaaaagatttttttcaaagtttttgacaatttttgcaactttgttcaaaaattaatgtttttcacgaaatttttttgtgaaaaacttcaattaaatCCAAttattccattaaaaaaaaatcaaaatttattttttttgattttttccgagttttcagaattctacattgaattttgaaaaatacaaaaaatcatggattaaataaattttttaaacatttatttctaTAGTTTCCAAcaatggcaattttttttggtttttttcagtgaaaaaattgaaaaaaaaaaactacttttaccaattttaaatgttttttttttcgaaagaaaaagtcattttctatgaaaattttttaattttttgtgtgctTTTCCCAGATATTCGCAAATTTTTCCTCatgagggacgaggaaaaagttgcatctaggccatggccgaggggccgacaagtttcagcggccatttatcttgctttgttttccgcctgttttctttcgtttttcacagccttttcccgttttttcttaataaaactgataaataaatattttttgcagatgctaaaacaatttccaagtaaaaaaatcatgtattcagtgggcaagcagcggtgaaagtggtcaatgtaaaatgatggattacgggaatacaaaacctaaactttttctgaaacatgatacatatgctgcttaaatgctgagactacctgattttcataacgagaccgctgaaaaagttttagggtttccaaaattcaacttttttggtgaaaaagtccagattttcgcacaaaaagttgaattttgaaaacctcaaaatttttcagcggtctcgttatgaaaatcaggtaattgcagcatctaagcatcatatgtatcatgtttcagaaaaagtttaggttttttattcccgtaatccatcatattgcattgaccactttcaccgctgcttgcccactgaatacataatttttttacttggaaattgttttagcatctgcaaaaagtatttattcatcagttttattaagaaaaaacgggaaaaagctgtgaaaaacaaaagaaaacaggcggaaaacaaagcagtataaatggccgctgaaacttgtcggcccctcggccatggcctagaaaccacttttcctcgtccctcctgaggaaaaagttgcagtgcaatagttttttgttggtatttttaaataatttcatattcagtttccaaaaatgttcaccTCAAAAGAGCTCTGAAGCCCATTCAACGTGTTTTGCGAGTTTTGACTATTACTTCGAAACGTTACAACACCAGTTTCAGGTGATATATTCTGTGCAAATACAGGACCAGTCATCATCACTTTATTCATCACACGACGGACTGATGGAGATGTTTGAGTTTCACATGTTCGGcggatctggaaattttgatttttgaaaaattcctttaaaaaaattgaatttttcatcatttttttttgggcaagacaatgcaaaattttgaaaaaaaaacacaaatatttgaaggaaaatcgattatttttgaaaatttctttttaaaaaactgtaattttgaatagtttaaatacgaaattccaaaaactttaataaaaaattgaaaatttctgcgaaaaatctattttttttaaggaatttaattgaaaaaaaataatgctaaatttttcgaaaaaaattaccggaaaatcgggaaaaatcgattaaaatctgaaatttactcgatttttcacatttttaagtcaagaaattgtgaaaaaatcaatgaatttaaaaaaaaaagaaaatttactgaaaatcgGATCTACAAACTGTAGCATTTCTacagaaaatatattcaatttttcagaaattgtgtataatttttgctttagaaaatcgcattttgatatttatggattttttatgaaatattaAGCGAATTTAGCGTTTTGGCATTTTCGATGgtaaaaattgccggaaagtcgaagaaaatcgggaaaaatcgattttaaaagtggaaaaatcgaaaaataatgctaaattgccggaaaaatcgataaaactagaagaaaattctgaaaatttctacaaaaaatcgcgaaaaatcTCGTCAAATCTCAGCagttttattccaaaattttatggaattttttgaaatttaaagaatttttgtctttttttgagaattttatgaGTATCCCGTTTTGAGCAGATTAATTAGTAAATTTTGCGGATTTTATGaagaatctattttttttttggaatttaattgaaattccattaattttatggaaattctgcataatttctacaaaaatatcTCGTTTTGAGGgtgattttatgaaaaatcgattatttttctctggaatttttttcaactgcggttttattattaaattccaaatattttaataaaaaatcgaaaatttctgcgaaaaaaatttttttttattttttttcaaaaagttcaaaatgagatttttaaatatttactgcagtttaaaaaaatttccaaaaaaaatagattcttcataaaatccgcaaaaaagacaaaaattctgtatatttcaaaaaattccataaaattttgtaataaaactGCTGAGATTTTTAGAGAgatttttcgcgattttttgtagaaattttcagaattttcttctagttttcttcgatttttccggcaatttagcattattttttcgatttttccacttttaaaatcgattttccggcaatttttacCATCGAAAATGCCAAAACGCTAAATTCGCTtaatatttcataaaaatccataaatatcaaaatgcgattttctaaagcaaaaattatacacaatttctgaaaaattgaatatattttctgtagaaatgctacattttgcagaaatgatccgattttcaataaattttctttttttttaatttattgattttttcacaatttcttgacttaaaaatgtgaaaaatcgagtaaatttctcgattttaatcgattttccgccggcaatttgcattattttttcgatatttccacttttaaaatcgatttttccccgATTTTCTTCTCGATATTCCGCGGCAATTTCTACCTTCGAAACAGCTCCTCCTTCGGTATTTTCCTTCAAAGTCTGCAATTTCGCGAGTGGAATTATATCGATATCGATTCCTGTTGGTTTTTGCCATTTTGTGACACTTGATGAAGCATTATAGTAGTAATAACGGCCAGTTTTCGAGTCAAACAGCTCCCACCACTGATTTTGATGTGtagttttgctgaaaaaagcgggaaaaattgaagcttttcatagatttcataattttttttattgatttttttgtaaatttttatcagttttaatggtttttttatagatttttataattttttattgattttttcgtaaatttttatcagttttgatggtttttcatagatttcataattttttatagatttttttgtaaatttttatcagttttaatggttttttatagatttttataatttttttttggatttcaaaggataatttcatcgatttccgcttttttttttggattttttaaaattgattttttttttcattattttttttacagattttcaaGGTTACTTAAcgatttttatggttttttggtgaaaattatgaatttttggatattttaggCAGTTTTTTGACATTAGTTTCctactttaaaggcgcatgaaGGGTCTCGTCGcgatttggaacaaaaaatttgaattttatcaggtgaaattgtttttaaaatggagattttctcgaattttcggggggaaattttcggaattttaaggttaaaaattgagttttcatcgatttttcaaaggtAATTGAATggatctttctgaaaaaaaaaactcaaactatggaaaatctggctttaaaaattgaattttttgggaattatagcataaaaatcggcgaaaaatctgaattttatgattaaaaattaagctttttccgattttttgagtaatttaataggtttttcgaattttttttgtctgaaaaaattcacgaTCTATGGAAAATCTGgctttaaatattaatttttcgacgaaaaatctgaattttaaggttaaaaatcgtgatttttcggctttttcgaataatttggtaaaatttttaaatattttttgaaacaaccgCGAACTATGGAAAATctggttttaaaaatcaatttttcgatgaaaaatccgaattttccggttaaaaatcgtgatttttttcgaatttttgagtaatttcatagaattttcgaatattttctggtaaaaaaaaatggaatcaatttttttgcaatattagcataaaaatcagcgaaaaatccgaattttcagattaaaaatcgcgaattttcctattttttgagtaattcaataggttttttgaattttttttctcaaaaaactcgaACTATGGAAAATCTGgctttaaatatttatttttcaacaaaaaatccgcATTTTCAGGAttaaaaatcgtgattttctcgaatttccagCCCCCAAAAAACCCGAATAACTAAACTCACACACTGGCACCATGTGGCGGCTCCCATGCACACTGCCCCGTCACTAAATTGGCGTACATTGTCTGCCGTGACTGGGGCTCAACAATTTCGACCCAGTCGACGTTGGCGGCTCGTGAGCCCGTCGTACCGTTCTCGTAGAACTCGGCGCCCCCTTCTGATGTGCCACCATTTATGCTCATTTTAGAGCATTTGGggtgaaattttctggaattttttggtttttttttcgtttttggggggaaaaattggcgaattttgtatagtttttaccggggaaaaaaaggaagaacaCATGCACTTAGTTGTGTAAACCCAACggttttcaatggaaaattggCTTAAGCGAAGCGCGGAGAAACGGGGAATGTGTAAACAGCCCGGCGAACGGGGCGGTGGGGAGAATCGATTTTCACTTCAACACTGCTAAACAGCTCGCGGCGGCTCGTTATTTCGGAGCATCGTTtggcagaattttttaatggatttcTAGGGTCCTAatgggaaaataaaatattataattttataattttaaattgatattaaatttaagttttagaaaaaaaattgatttttttgctagGAAATCTCGATTTCACATCGAAAATtacgctgaaaaatcaaattttaaatctcaggttttttttagttaaaatttaaaaatcgatttttttttcaattttgaatatattttgccaggaaatcttaattttacactgatttttgctatttttaagttatttcagcgaattttgcactgaaaaatctaatttttatgctaaatcttcctttttttcctttcaaatcaggttttttatcgaaaaaagcTCAACTTTTAATCATAAAACTCggatttttcgccaatttttatgcttttactccgaaaaaattaattccacgagttttttttttgaaaaaatcggaaaaaccaCGATTTTTCGCCGAATGTTAtgctaatatttttaaaaaaattgtttctcactttaaaattcaaatttcccgaaaaaaaattctgcttatgcttaaaaattcgagaaaatctctatttttaaccacaaaaaaattaatttctaaaaatttgattttttttttcaattttgaatatattttgcCAGGAAATCTTAATTTTAAACCTATTTCTCGttatttttaagttatttcagcgaattttgcgctgaaaaatcaaatttgaaagcaAAATTTCCGTTATTTTATCcttttttcatcgaattaATCTATTTTAAGCTGTAATATACTAAATTTTGCgctgaaaaatcggtttttctccaattttttaaattattttcactaCCTTCAGttaatttctcacttttccgGCTTACACTACAGgaatttaacatttaaaacgcaattatttcaaattaaacacTAGAAAACCACGcaaaaatcacttttaaatggtttttttccCTACTCGGCCtatatttcttgtttttcatgACTTTTCTAgcaaaattttaggttttacaagcgatttttacaaaatttcacagataatttgagaaaaaattaagaaatttggttgaaaacccaaaaaaaaaggttttttaaattaaattaaataaaaaataaataaattctgaaattgggTGTCACTTCACAATTCGGGTAGACTTTTCCCTTGAAGAACCAGAACTACcagaaaaaatacagaattagcgctttttcatatatttttttaagtaaaactTTGAACGGtatgttttaataatttaaatacacaaaattgaattgaaaacagTTTGTTATTCTACATAATTTTCAATCTCTCCGccccatttttcagaattctatttctctaaaattctaCAGCGCATATCTCGAGAGGCGCTAAACAGCACTCACTCGTTatttcggagcatcgttgtaactagttttttattcaattttttggttttttcgacgaaaaacgcttaaaaaacggttttaacccgattttttcaaatttttttaatttttgcacttCCAGATGTCTTTCAACGGAGGCTGGCAACCTCCATGGCACAACCAAGCCAGCAAACCGGATTCATGGCGTCCCTACGCGAATAATCAAGGCGGAGGCCCGATTCGCCAGCCACCACCACCTCAGGCTCAAAGGAGCAACGGATGGCTTAATGTGCTCGCCAATCcatatttttcgagaaatgttGGCGCTCAGAGCCATGTAACCAATTATGAGAGgtagaaatttagaatttctctctggaaaatggaggaatctgagttaaaaatctcaaattttagattttctaaaatttttatattaaaaattagaattttcagaaaatgttcaatttgaagctaaaaacatcgaagttttgagaaaaaaaaattacattttttgatatttttgaggctaaaaatttcaattttaattcaaaattcggggaaattttgaattttcaaagctgaaaatttgtttttttttaataaaaaaatgctaaaaattcgaatttttcagtaaatttgcattttggagctgaaaaattttcatttctgctCCGAAATTTGATTCTTAGTgctgaaaaatcttaatttttctgaaatttcaagaaatttcgatttttagcgataaatttgagttaaaaatctcaaattttagattttctaaaatttttaaattaaaaatcaaatttttttcagaaaatgttcaatttgaagctaaaaacatcgaagttttgtaaaaaaatttttaaaattttaaagaaaatttcaatttttggtgctcaaaagtcaaaattcggagaaattttgattttttaaggctgaaaattggttttttttttctaaaaaaattcctattctgcttcgaaattttgaatgaaaaaaaaatgttaaaaatttgatttttccagaaaatttgtactttggagctaaaaaatttaattttctgccccgaaatttgatttttagtgctgaaaatctgaatttaatttttttttttcaaaaattcaatgtttttagcttcaaattgaacattttctggaaaaattctaatttttaatataaaaattttagaaaatctaaaatttgagatttttaactcagattcctccattttccagagagattcagattttcagcacTAAGCATCGAATTTCGgtgcagaaaattgaaatttttctagctccaaaatacatttttaatttttaatttcagaaatcgaaTGAACGTCTTCAGTCAGCCCCAGCCAGTAGTTCAGAAGCCTCTGATCTCCCAGGCGCCGCCGCCCGTCAACCCAATGAGCGAATTTGTCCGTCAAACTCTGATGAAAAGTAGAAttttcccccccccccccgtaaAGTCCCTTAAAAtatctataaaaattcaaatttccagataccCATGTTCCTGGACTCCGTACGGGTCTCCAAATGCGAGATGCTATCAAAAAACGGGCAAAAGCTCGAGAAATTCCGGCGGAGAAAAGAGCAAATGTGGCAACAATTCCagtccaattttcagttttttccgagaaaattgAGCTTCGATGGCAGCAGCCGACAGCGAGAAGTATGCGGGGCgttttttagattattttgggtctcgccgcgcgATCACAGCGAGCttcttgattttgaaattttcagaaaattcgggCTTTTctacaacaaaaataaaaaattccgaattttcgttatttttattggaaaatttctaggaaattctaatttttggcGCAGAAATGGtctaaaaatagatttttcaaccGAAATCGCGACGAGACACACTAAAAAGCACgtatgtgcctttaaaaacgaaaatttcattcatattttggaaaaaattgtctaaaaattaaaaaattcgatttttgccataaacagtcttcaattttcataagaaattcgaattttttacgaaaaaaaagtctgaaaaatcaaattttccacccAGATCGCGACGAGAACCAATAAAAAGCACgtatgtgcctttaaaatgaaaaaaattgattcaaattttgggaaaaaattcgtttttgctccaaaaattctataaattttcgatttttttttgtgc containing:
- the Y92H12BM.1 gene encoding WW domain-containing protein (Partially confirmed by transcript evidence) yields the protein MSINGGTSEGGAEFYENGTTGSRAANVDWVEIVEPQSRQTMYANLVTGQCAWEPPHGASVKTTHQNQWWELFDSKTGRYYYYNASSSVTKWQKPTGIDIDIIPLAKLQTLKENTEGGAVSKIRRTCETQTSPSVRRVMNKVMMTGPVFAQNISPETGVVTFRSNSQNSQNTLNGLQSSFEVNIFGN